The genomic window CCCGCTGTTGATCGGGGCGTCAGCCCTGGGCGGCGGGCTCCGACTGTGGCTGGCGGGCCTGGAGGAACGGCCCGAGGCCCGTCCCGTCCTCGTTGGCCAGGAAGGCGCCGCGGGCGTTCAGCAGCGCCTCGTCGGCGTGCGCCATGCAGCCCCACACGGTGTCGCCCCACGAGTCGGCGAGCTTCACCTCGGCCGGCTCCGGGCACGCCTCGCCGCGCGGGCCGCCGATCTGGCAGTGAGCCGGGGCGCCGCCCCGGCGGTTGGCCGCCTCGGCGGCCTGACGGATCAGCGAGAAGCGCGCCTCGCCGGGCTGCTCGACCCGGGCCTGCCCGGGTACGGCCCGGCGCTGCCCGAAGACCACCACGTTGCCGTCCGGGTCGGCGGTCCGGCACTCCCCGCCCGGGGCGTGCTCGGGGTAGCCGACCCGCTCGACGGCGTGCCCGGCGGCGGTCAGCCGCTGGAGCGTCGCCGTCAGGTCGTCGACGTAGAAATAGATCAGCAGGGGCAGCTCGACGATGATCAGGCGCGGCGTCACCGCCGCCAGCAGCAGGGTCAGCTCGCCACACTGCAGGTACGACCAGCGGGACTCGCCGTCGCCGCCGGAGCGCTGCTCGGAGTAACCGAAGACCGCGTAGAACCGCCGGGCGGCGTCGGCGTCCGAGACGTACAGCACCGGTACCTGAGCCTGCACTCCGTTATGCACCGCGCCACTCTACCCACGACGGACCTCCGACTCAGGTGTTGGAGATCGGGTTTTCCGGGAGATCTTCATGTCACCCCGGTCGGCTAGCCTCACCGGCCATGACGGTGATCCTCCCGGTGCACACCCGCCTGGTCGACGGGCGGCTGTTCGCGTACGACCTGTCCCGACCGCCGGCCGCGACGGGCCCGCTCTCCCCGGACGCGGTCTTCGACCTCATGGGCGAAGACGGCCGGGTCGAGGGCCGGGCGGTGACCCGCGACTTGAGCCGGGCGGTGTACGCGACGACGGACGTCGTGCGGTGCGTGGACCGGGACGGCCGGGTGTTCTGGCGGCTGGAGTTCGGGCCGCGCCCGGAACAGGGACTCGTCAACGCCCGGGTCTCGTGCGAGTTCTCGCTCGATGAGCGGCTCGTGTGGATCTACCGGCCGGACGGGATGGCCATGCGCGGCAACGGGCTCGACCGGTGGCTGGTGGTCGACACGGTGACGGGCGACGTCCGGGCGGACGTCGAGTTGCCGAGCGTCGGCCACGGCGCGGAGCACTTCCCCGAGCCGGACGGTGTGCACATGCTGCTCGACGTGGGCGAGGGGCAGGACGGCTCGCGGGTGTTCCGCGGCCGGCCCCTCGGGGCCGACATTGGGCTGGCCGACTACCCGTGGGAGGACCGGGTCGTGGTCAGCCTCGCCCCGGACGGCCGGCACGTGATGACCGTGCACCACGAGCAGGAGGACGTCGCCTTCCACACCTGGCCGGACGGCGCGGAGGTGGTCCGGATCCCGTTGGCGGCCTTCGGCCAGGAGTGGGGCGACGCGATGGTGGAGTGGGCCGGTGGCTACCTCGACCCGGAGACCGCCGTCGTCACGGTCGTCGGCGAGGACGAGGAGACCGAGCAGGAGTGGCACCGGCACCACCTGGTCGACGTCCGCACGGGCGAGATCCGGGGCGTCCTCGACGCGCCGACCCGAAACTCGTACGATCTGGAGCCGCTCGGCGACGGTAGCTTTCTGCGTACCGACGAGGAGGGCCGGCCCTGGCGGCACCGGCCCGGCGCCTGACCCGGCCGCGCGGGGCGGTCGTCCGATGTTCGCCGGCCCTTGGGCTGCCGGGCGTCCCGGCGACCCCACGGGACCACGCGGCGCCCGTACGATCCCGCCATGGCCTTCATCGACCGACCTGGAAGCGAAGACTGGACGCCGCCGCGGCGGCCCGACTGCGCGTGTCCGGAGCACGACGACGAGCTGGCCGGCCTGGTGTTGCCGGTCACCGGGCGCGACATGGAGCCACTGACGGTCCGGGACCTCGTCGAGGCGAGCGCGCTCGGCGTCACGCCGGCGCAGTCGCGCGACCGGTGGCTGGAGATCTACGACGAGACGGACAGCGGCCCGGACGTCATCGGCCCGTTCCACTGGGGGCTGTGGCTCGGCGACGAGGCCCGGATGTGCTACGACGACGACGCCGCGCGCACGCTGGACCAGGCGCTGCTGGACCGGCCGGGCATCGAGCGGGTCGAGTGGATGGAGCGCGAGGAGTTCCTGGTCGGCGCGCCCGGCCTCTGCGCCGGCGGGATGCTGGCGGCGATGGCGCGCGCCCTGGCGGACCCGCGCGTCCGCGCCGCGCTCAGCCGGTAGCCCGGGGGCGGCCCGGCCCGGCGGTCGGAACGGCGCCGGGTCGGGGCGTGCCCGGTCAGGCGGCCAGCGCCGCGTACCGGCCGGCGCGGTCGAGCAGGCTCTGGTGGGTGCCGGACTCGACGATCCGGCCGTGGTCGATCACCGCGATCTGGTCGGCGTCGCGGACGGTGGAGAGCCGGTGCGCGATCGTCACCACCGTGCGGCCCTCGGACAGGGCGTCGAAGGCGCGCTGCACGGCGCGTTCGGTCTCGGTGTCCAGCGCGCTGGTCGCCTCGTCCAGCACCAGGATGCGGGGGTCGCGCAGCAGCGTCCGGGCGATGGCCAGGCGCTGCTTCTCGCCGCCGGAGAAGCGGTGGCCGCGGGAGCCGACGACCGTGTCGTACCCGTCGGGGAGGCCGGCGATGAGGTCGTGGATCTGCGCGGCGCGGGCCGCGGCCTCGATCTCGGCGTCGGTGGCGTCCGGCCGGGCGTACCGCAGGTTCTCCCGCACGGTGGTGTGCAGCAGGTAGGTCTCCTGGCTGACCACGCCCACGACGGCGGCCAGGTCGGCCAGGCGCAGGTCGCGCAGGTCGACGCCGTCGATGGTGACCCGGCCGGCGGCCGGGTCGTGGAACCGGGTGATCAGCGCGGCGAGGGTGCTCTTGCCGGAGCCGGTCTCCCCCACCAGCGCCAGGCTGGTGCCGGCCGGGATGTCCAGGCTGACGCCGGCGACGGCGGCGGTGTCGCTGCCCGGGTAGCTGAAGGTGACGTCCTCGAAGCGCAGGTGGCCGCGCACCCGGGCCGGGTCGACGGCGACCGGCCGGGCCGGGTCGTCGACCTCGACGGGCAGGTCCAGGTATTCGAAGATCCGGGCGAAGAGCGCCAGCGAGGCGGTCAGCGAGACGCCCACGTTGAGCAGCCCCATCAGCGGCCGGAACAGCCCGCCCTGGAGGGCGGTGAAGGCGACCAGGGTGCCGATGCTGAGGGTGCCGGCGGTCGCCGGGAGGCCGGCGCTGAGGTAGATGACCGCCGGGATGGCGGCGAAGATGACGCTCATCGCGGCCATCCGCCAGCGGCCGGCCAGCTCGGAGCGGAGCTCCAGGTCGACCAGCCGGGCCGAGGAGGCGGTGAACCGCTCGACCAGCTTCGGCCCGGCGCCGAGGGTCTTGCTGAGCTGCACGCCGCTGATCGACAGCCCCTCCTCGATGGTCACGTTGAGGTCGGCCAGCTCCCGCTGCCGCTGCGCGGTGATCTCGCGGCGCATCCGGGCCACCCGGCGGGTCAGCCAGATCGCCGGGGGCAGCACCACCAGGGACACCAGGGACAGCCGCCAGCTCAGCGCCACCATGGCGACGGCGGTGGCGACCACCGTGGTCAGGTTGGCCGCGATCGAGGTGGCGGTGGAGGTGACGACGGTCTGCATGCCACCGATGTCGTTGGTGATCCGGGACTGCACCTCGCCGGTGCGGGTGCGGGTGAAGAAGGCGATTGACTGGCGGTGCAGGTGTGCGAAGACGTCGGCGCGCAGCCGGTGCATCACCTCCTGCCCGACCCGGGTCGAGATCCAGGTCTGCACGACGCCGAGCACCGAGGTCACCGCCGCGACGGCGACCATGCCGAGGACCAGCCAGACCAGCAGGGTCAGGTCGCGCTCCGGCAGGGCCCGGTCGATCACGGTACGGAGCAGGAACGGCGACGCCATCGCGATGACGGACGACGCCACGATGATCGCCACGACGACGGCCAGCGGCCGGCGGTGGGCGGCGAAGAGCCGGCCGACCCGGCGCAGCGACACCTGCCGGGCCTGCGCCTTCTCGGCGGCGCTGACGGTGTGGGGGCCGCCACCGCGGCCTGCACGGGGTGCTTCCAAGGGACGCTCACTTCCTGTCGACATGCGGAGGTTACCTCATCATGAGGTATCAACAGGAAGAGCTGCTACGGTATTCCGGTGACCGGGGACGACGAGGAGAGCCTGGCCGAGCTGTTCTGGGCGGTGGCCCGCCGGCTGCGCCACCAGTCCCGCCGCACCCTCGAACCGTGGGAGATCAACCCCGGCCACGCCCGGGCCCTGGCCGTGCTGCTGCGGCACGGCCCGCTGCGGCTGAGCACGCTCGCCGAGCACCTGCACATCGCCCCGCGCTCGACCACCGAGGTGGTCGACGGGCTCGAGGAACGCGGCCTCGTCGAGCGCCGGCCCGACCCCGACGACCGGCGCGCCACCCTGGTCGCGCCGACCGCCGAGGGCACCCGGGTCGGCACCGCCATCCGCGCGGCCCGGGACGCCGAGGCGGACCGCTTCTTCGGCGACCTCGGCGCGGCCGACCGGGCCGACCTGGCCCGCATCCTGCGTACGCTGCGCGACTGACCGCCCTCCCCCACCCCCGTCAGGCGTCACGACGACGGCTGGCGAGGATCGCGAGGATCTCCCGACGTACCTCGTCGGTTTCATGCACCAGCCGGCGGTGCGCGAACCGCACCACCAGGATGCCGAGCGTGGCCAACAGCGCGTCCCGCCTCAGGTCGATCTCGCGCTGTCGACGATCGCCGTGCGTGGTGGCGCCGTCGAGCTCGATGTCGACCCGCTCGCGTTCCGCGTAGAGGTCGAGGTAGATGGTGCGTCGCCGGGCTTGGATCCGTACCTGCCGCCGAAAGGCGGGCATGTCTGGGCCGGTGAAGACATGGTCGTGCCCCCAGATCTCCAGTGGGCTGCGGCAGCCGGCGGTGAGCCTCGCGAGCAGCGTCCGCAACTCGGCCCGGCCGGTCAGCTTCGGCACGGTCCCGAGGGCCGCGTCGACCCGCTCGGGCGTGGTCAGCCGCTCGTTGACCGCCCGGATCAGCGGGGCGGGGCGATCGATTGGCGGCAACAGCGGCCACGCGTCCACCAGTGCGCGTTCCAACCGTACGACCGGGAGGCCGCGACGGGTGATCGCGTGCGGCGGCTCGGCCGTGAAACCCTGGCGGTGGTGCACCACGAGATGGGGCCGGGTGCGGAGACCGGAGTCGGCCGGCACGTCCAGGTGCACCGGCTCGCCTGGGGGTTGCCCGCGCAGATCCCACAGGTCGAGGGCGGTGAGGCTGCTCAGCGCACCCCTCCCGTCCGCATAGGCGAGCACGGCGCGCCGAGCCAGCTCGGGACTCAGGCGGGCGAGGAGGGGAAGGTCGGCGTGCGGCCGGGGCGGGACCAGGCGGGTGTGGACGTACACCTCCGGCAGCACGCGGAGCAGCCGGCCGGCGTGGCAGGCGGCCCGCAGCGTCGACTCCGGCACGACCTGGACGGCCAGCCCCCGGGTCACCAGCCTGCCACCGTGGTCCACCAGCAACTGGAGCACACCGTTCACGCCGCAGACCGTCACCCGCGCCGGACCAGTTGGGCAACGTGGCCGCCCGCTCCTGTGGAGGGCCGCGCCCCCTGTGGACACGCCCCGCCGTCCAGCTCGGTCTGCTACGGGGCATACAAGATCCTCTGACGTCGCCGGTGCTTCAACCCGGCGTGTCACGACCCTGGAGTGCAGACGATCATGGAGCGGCCTTTGACCGTCGCGCGTGGGTTGGTGCAGAGCAAGGGGGCGGCGCGGGAGGGGCGGCGCAGGAGGGATAGAGGGGGCGGGGCGGGGGCGGGGTGGGTTAGCGGAGGCTGGCGGCGATGGCGTCGACGAGCAGCGCGCCGACGGTCCGCGTCAGGATGGCCCGGGCCGCCTCGACGTCCAGCCCCATCGCGTCGCGCATCATCGACCAGGCCGCCCAGGTGCTCGCCACGGTCAGCGCGTCGAGCAGCCGCTCGCGCCCCTCCCCCACCTGCGTCAGCTCCGGGCCGAAGACCAGCTCGAGCTCGCCGCGCGCCCGGGCGATGGCGCCCCCACGGTTGCGCCGCAACTGCGGCGAGAACGGCTCGCGCAGCGCCGCGGCGCGGGCCGTGGGCGCCAGCACCTCCAGCATCTCGACGCGCTGGGCGCAGAACTCGGCGATCCGCCGGCCGAGCGGCCACTCCGGCGGAATCGGGCGGAACTGCGCCTCCTGTCGCTCCCGGACCCGCTGCCCGGTCGCGGCGTACAGGGTCTCCATGTCCTTGAAGTTGGTCCACAGGGTGCGCAGCGACACCCCCGCGCGTTCGGCGATGCGCTCCCCGGTGGGCTTGAGGTCCCCCTCGTCGATCAGCGCCAGGTGCGCCTCGACGATGGCGCCGCGGGTGCGCTCCGCGCGCGCGGCCCGCCCGTCCATCCGGGCTGCCGGCGCGTCGGCGTCCACGTCGATCATGTGACGGTCCCCTGTCGGTACGGCCGGCGGTGCCGGAGGAAGCTGAACCGAAAGCGTAACGACGCCCGCCGTGCCCCGGAACCAGCCGCGATCCGCCGGTACCGGGCCGCCACGGCGCCGTGGCGGCCCGGTGCCGGCCGGCCCGCCGACCCGGTGGCCGGCGGTCACGCCGGGTCAGGTCGTCGGGATCGCGTCCGCCGGCGGCGCGGTCGGCGTCCCGCTGAACTCCTTGACCTCGCCGTCACCGTCGTCGGTGGTCCAGGTCGGACCGAAGTAGCTCTGCACGCCGCCCGTGACCTTGTTCATCCGGACGCCGCTGTAGCCGGCGTGCACGTCCGCGCTGTACCGGAACGGGGTGAGGCCCGGCCCGGTGAAGCCGCCCTTGCGCACCGCCTCGACCAGCTTCTCGCGAGTGAGGTCCTTGCCGGCCGTCAGCAGCGCCTGCACGAAGGTGTACGCCATCGAGTAGCCGTAGACGGCGTTGCCGTCGATCGGGTTGGCCGCGTTGTACTGCTGGTGGATCTTCGTGAACGCCTGGATCCACGGGTCGGCCGGGTCGTTCGACATCGGCAGGTAGTTGTCGGCGATCAACCCTTCCAGGATCACCTTCTTGTCGCCGAGCTGCTTGGCGAGCGTGGTGTAGTCCGCGCCCACGTTGGAGACCACCCACTGCGCCTTGAATCCCTGGCCGGCGGCCTGGCCCATGGCCAGGGCGGTGAAGCCGGGGATGCTCGCCGAGATCACCACCTGGCAACCGGCCGCCTTCAGCGCCCCGATCGCCGGGCCGACCTGCTGGTTGGTGGTGGTGTACGTCTGCTTGGCCGCCACCGGTCCGAGGACCTTCTCGACCCCGACGAGGGAGTCGCGGCCGAAGTCGTCGTTCTGCCCGAAGTGGCAGACCTTCGCACCGGGGAACTGCTGCTTCACGAAGGTGGCCAGGATCTTGCCCTCCACCGTGTAGTCGGGTTGCCAGCCGAAGGTGGTCGGGTACTTGTCGGGCTGGTTCCAGTTCCGGCTGCCGGAGGAGACGAAGAGGTCGGGCACCTTCTGGGCCTTCACGAACTCCAGCACGTTGGTGTGGGTGGGGGTGCCGAGCCCGCCGAGGAGCGCGAAGACCTTGTCGTCGAGGACGAGCTTGCGGACCACGTTGTCGGTGTTCGCGGGGTTGTAGCCGTCGTCCATCACCTTGTAGACGATCTTCCGGCCGTTGACCCCGCCCTTGCTGTTGACGTGCTCGAAGTAAGCCTTGGTGGCGGCGGAGATCCGGGAGTAGCCGGGGGCGGCGGGGCCGGTGAGCGGCTGGTGGGTGCCGATCACCACCTCGGTGTCGGTGACGCCCGGGACGTTCTCGGCGGCCTGCTGCTCGTCGTTGGCACAGGCCGAAGCGCCGACCAGCAGCGCGAGGCCGGCGGCGGCCGCGAGTACGCGGCGTGCGGTGGGATGCATGGTTCTCCATTCCGGTGCGACGGGGGCGAACGGGTGGGTGGAACCGGGGTGGGTCAGCGGCGCGCGGCCCGGCGACGTGCCCTGAGACGTGCGGTGAGCGCGCGGGCGGCGCCGTGGAGGCCGCCCGGGGCTGCGAGCATGACGACGATGAGGATCAGACCGAACACGGCGAGGGCGAGGTTGCCCTCCAGCCGCTGGGCCAGGCCCGACGGCAGGGTGAAGGTCTCGGTGATGAGGCTCGGCAGGTCCTGCAGCGCCACCAGCAGGATCGCTCCCCAGACCGCGCCGGCGAGGCTGCCCAGCCCGCCGATCACGATCGCCATCAGCAGGAACAGCGACAGGTCGAGGGAGAACTTGCCCGGCGCTACGGTCGCGGTGAGCACCGCGTACACGCCACCGCCGAGCCCGGCGCAGGCGGCGCTCACCACGAAGGCGAGCACCTGGTTGCGGGCGACGTGGATGCCGGCCAGCCGGGCGGCCACCTCGTCGTCGCGGACGGCGCGCAGCGACCGGCCGAACCGACTGCGCACCAGGTTCGCCATCAGCAGCATCGTGAGCAGCGCGGCGAGCAGCGCGACCCAGGCCAGCCAGCGCTCCGGTTGGAAGTACGCGCCCAGGAACGCCGGCGGCGTCTCCATCGGGAAGCGCAACCCCTGCTCGCCGTTGAACACGTCGGTGAAGATCGTGGTGATCGCCGGGACCAGGGTCGCGACGGCGAGGGTGACGCCGGCCAGGTACGGACCGCGCAGCCGGGCGGCGGCCAGCCCGATGACCAGGCCCGCCGCCGCGGTCACCACGACGGCGAGCAGCAGCGACAGCGGCAGGATCCACCGGCCCTGCACCGCCCGTTCGTCGAAGCCCTGCTGCATCAGGGCGACCGTGTACGCGCCGGTCGCCATCAGCGCCCCGTGCCCGAGGGAGAGCTGGCCGTTGAGCCCGACCAGGACGGTGTAGCCGGCGGTCACGCAGAGGAACGCGCAGACCCGGGCGACCTGGAGGTTCTGGTACGGCGCCAACTGGTTGGTCAGCAGCACGACCGCCGTGCCGGCGAGCACCGCCAGGACCAGGTGGCGCAGCAGCGTCGACCCGCGCGCCCCGGCGGCGCCGGGCGGGCCGGGCAGCAGCCGGCGCAGCGGCGACGGCCGGGTGGGCCGGGGATCCGGGGAGACCTCGGTCGCGGTCACACGTGCCTCGCTCTCACGCTGGAGAAGAGCCCACCGGGGCGGACCAGCAGGACCGCCAGCAGCAGGACGAGGATGGCCAGCGGCGTGGTGTCGGGGCCGAGGTAGCCGGTGACGTACGAAAGGATCAGACCGACCAGCAGGCCACCGACCACGGCGCCGGCCGGGCTGTCCAGGCCGCCGACCACCGCGGCGGTGAACGCGACGACGAAGACCAGGTCCATCGCGTGCGGGTGCAGCCCCAGCCCGGTGGGAACCACCAGCATGCCGGCGAGGGCGCCGACCGCGGCGGCCAGCGCCCAGCCCACCGTCAGCATCCGACCGACGTTGACGCCGAGCAGCCGGGACACCTCGGGCGCGAAGGCGGACGCCCGCATCCGCAGGCCGATCGGCGTCCGGGTGAAGAGCAGCCCGAGCGACACCACGACCGCCAGGACCGCGCCGAGGACCCACAGGTCGTAAGGGGACATCGCGGCGACCCCGCCGACGGAGAGCGCGTCGGTGTCGAACGGCGCGGCCGCCGGCCGGTACTCGTTGCCGAAGACCATCCCGAGCACCGCCTGGATCAGCAGCACCAGGCCGAGGGCGACGATGACGTCGTTGAGCGGGTTGGCGTGACCGACGAAGCGCATCAGCACCCGCTCGACCAGCGCGCCCAACGCGAGGCCGGCGA from Micromonospora kangleipakensis includes these protein-coding regions:
- a CDS encoding DUF559 domain-containing protein codes for the protein MNGVLQLLVDHGGRLVTRGLAVQVVPESTLRAACHAGRLLRVLPEVYVHTRLVPPRPHADLPLLARLSPELARRAVLAYADGRGALSSLTALDLWDLRGQPPGEPVHLDVPADSGLRTRPHLVVHHRQGFTAEPPHAITRRGLPVVRLERALVDAWPLLPPIDRPAPLIRAVNERLTTPERVDAALGTVPKLTGRAELRTLLARLTAGCRSPLEIWGHDHVFTGPDMPAFRRQVRIQARRRTIYLDLYAERERVDIELDGATTHGDRRQREIDLRRDALLATLGILVVRFAHRRLVHETDEVRREILAILASRRRDA
- a CDS encoding MarR family winged helix-turn-helix transcriptional regulator gives rise to the protein MTGDDEESLAELFWAVARRLRHQSRRTLEPWEINPGHARALAVLLRHGPLRLSTLAEHLHIAPRSTTEVVDGLEERGLVERRPDPDDRRATLVAPTAEGTRVGTAIRAARDAEADRFFGDLGAADRADLARILRTLRD
- a CDS encoding TetR/AcrR family transcriptional regulator → MIDVDADAPAARMDGRAARAERTRGAIVEAHLALIDEGDLKPTGERIAERAGVSLRTLWTNFKDMETLYAATGQRVRERQEAQFRPIPPEWPLGRRIAEFCAQRVEMLEVLAPTARAAALREPFSPQLRRNRGGAIARARGELELVFGPELTQVGEGRERLLDALTVASTWAAWSMMRDAMGLDVEAARAILTRTVGALLVDAIAASLR
- a CDS encoding VOC family protein; protein product: MHNGVQAQVPVLYVSDADAARRFYAVFGYSEQRSGGDGESRWSYLQCGELTLLLAAVTPRLIIVELPLLIYFYVDDLTATLQRLTAAGHAVERVGYPEHAPGGECRTADPDGNVVVFGQRRAVPGQARVEQPGEARFSLIRQAAEAANRRGGAPAHCQIGGPRGEACPEPAEVKLADSWGDTVWGCMAHADEALLNARGAFLANEDGTGLGPFLQARQPQSEPAAQG
- a CDS encoding branched-chain amino acid ABC transporter permease, with amino-acid sequence MDRFLFLTFDGLATGAVYAAFALALVLIWRAARLVNFAQGAMAVATAYVGYAVVSVTGSYWLGLGAAVLAGLALGALVERVLMRFVGHANPLNDVIVALGLVLLIQAVLGMVFGNEYRPAAAPFDTDALSVGGVAAMSPYDLWVLGAVLAVVVSLGLLFTRTPIGLRMRASAFAPEVSRLLGVNVGRMLTVGWALAAAVGALAGMLVVPTGLGLHPHAMDLVFVVAFTAAVVGGLDSPAGAVVGGLLVGLILSYVTGYLGPDTTPLAILVLLLAVLLVRPGGLFSSVRARHV
- a CDS encoding ABC transporter ATP-binding protein — translated: MSLRRVGRLFAAHRRPLAVVVAIIVASSVIAMASPFLLRTVIDRALPERDLTLLVWLVLGMVAVAAVTSVLGVVQTWISTRVGQEVMHRLRADVFAHLHRQSIAFFTRTRTGEVQSRITNDIGGMQTVVTSTATSIAANLTTVVATAVAMVALSWRLSLVSLVVLPPAIWLTRRVARMRREITAQRQRELADLNVTIEEGLSISGVQLSKTLGAGPKLVERFTASSARLVDLELRSELAGRWRMAAMSVIFAAIPAVIYLSAGLPATAGTLSIGTLVAFTALQGGLFRPLMGLLNVGVSLTASLALFARIFEYLDLPVEVDDPARPVAVDPARVRGHLRFEDVTFSYPGSDTAAVAGVSLDIPAGTSLALVGETGSGKSTLAALITRFHDPAAGRVTIDGVDLRDLRLADLAAVVGVVSQETYLLHTTVRENLRYARPDATDAEIEAAARAAQIHDLIAGLPDGYDTVVGSRGHRFSGGEKQRLAIARTLLRDPRILVLDEATSALDTETERAVQRAFDALSEGRTVVTIAHRLSTVRDADQIAVIDHGRIVESGTHQSLLDRAGRYAALAA
- a CDS encoding ABC transporter substrate-binding protein gives rise to the protein MHPTARRVLAAAAGLALLVGASACANDEQQAAENVPGVTDTEVVIGTHQPLTGPAAPGYSRISAATKAYFEHVNSKGGVNGRKIVYKVMDDGYNPANTDNVVRKLVLDDKVFALLGGLGTPTHTNVLEFVKAQKVPDLFVSSGSRNWNQPDKYPTTFGWQPDYTVEGKILATFVKQQFPGAKVCHFGQNDDFGRDSLVGVEKVLGPVAAKQTYTTTNQQVGPAIGALKAAGCQVVISASIPGFTALAMGQAAGQGFKAQWVVSNVGADYTTLAKQLGDKKVILEGLIADNYLPMSNDPADPWIQAFTKIHQQYNAANPIDGNAVYGYSMAYTFVQALLTAGKDLTREKLVEAVRKGGFTGPGLTPFRYSADVHAGYSGVRMNKVTGGVQSYFGPTWTTDDGDGEVKEFSGTPTAPPADAIPTT
- a CDS encoding branched-chain amino acid ABC transporter permease produces the protein MTATEVSPDPRPTRPSPLRRLLPGPPGAAGARGSTLLRHLVLAVLAGTAVVLLTNQLAPYQNLQVARVCAFLCVTAGYTVLVGLNGQLSLGHGALMATGAYTVALMQQGFDERAVQGRWILPLSLLLAVVVTAAAGLVIGLAAARLRGPYLAGVTLAVATLVPAITTIFTDVFNGEQGLRFPMETPPAFLGAYFQPERWLAWVALLAALLTMLLMANLVRSRFGRSLRAVRDDEVAARLAGIHVARNQVLAFVVSAACAGLGGGVYAVLTATVAPGKFSLDLSLFLLMAIVIGGLGSLAGAVWGAILLVALQDLPSLITETFTLPSGLAQRLEGNLALAVFGLILIVVMLAAPGGLHGAARALTARLRARRRAARR